Proteins encoded together in one Balaenoptera ricei isolate mBalRic1 chromosome 2, mBalRic1.hap2, whole genome shotgun sequence window:
- the CRIP2 gene encoding cysteine-rich protein 2 has translation MRVPETQRESRAPGQQKVVAVGEQAGATWLPGGDEGDPAQRLPRSREDSGGSRRLSAGGQEGAGPDPPPAPAEKVSSLGKDWHRFCLRCEHCSKTLTPGGHAEHDGKPFCHKPCYATLFGPKGVNIGGAGSYIYEKPSAEKPQVTGPIEVPVARAEERKASGPPKGPSKASSVTTFTGEPNMCPRCNKRVYFAEKVTSLGKDWHRPCLRCERCGKTLTPGGHAEHDGQPYCHKPCYGILFGPKGVNTGAVGSYIYDKDPEGKVQP, from the exons ATGAGGGTGCCTGAGACCCAGCGGGAGAGCAGGGCCCCTGGGCAGCAGAAGGTGGTTGCGGTGGGGGAGCAGGCGGGTGCCACGTGGCTCCCGGGTGGGGATGAAGGGGACCCGGCGCAGAGGCTGCCCAGGAGCAGGGAGGACAGCGGGGGCAGCAGGCGGCTGAGCGCGGGAGGGCAGGAGGGCGCTGGCCCTGATCCCCCTCCCGCCCCAGCTGAGAAGGTGAGCTCCCTGGGCAAAGACTGGCACAGATTCTGCCTCAGGTGCGAGCACTGCAGCAAGACGCTGACGCCAGGGGGCCACGCCGAG CATGACGGAAAGCCCTTCTGCCACAAGCCCTGCTATGCCACGCTGTTCGGACCCAAAG GGGTGAATATCGGAGGTGCCGGCTCCTACATCTACGAGAAGCCCTCTGCCGAGAAACCTCAGGTCACTGGCCCCATCGAGGTCCCCGTGGCCCGAGCTGAGGAGCGGAAGGCCAGCGGCCCCCCGAAGGGGCCCAGCAAAG cctccagtgTCACCACGTTCACCGGGGAACCCAACATGTGTCCTCGCTGCAACAAGAGGGTCTACTTCG CTGAGAAGGTGACGTCTCTGGGCAAGGACTGGCACCGGCCGTGCCTGCGCTGCGAGCGCTGCGGGAAGACGCTGACCCCAGGCGGGCACGCGGAG CACGACGGCCAGCCCTACTGCCACAAGCCCTGCTACGGAATACTTTTCGGACCCAAGG ggGTGAACACCGGAGCTGTTGGCAGCTACATCTATGACAAGGACCCCGAGGGCAAAGTTCAGCCCTAG
- the TEDC1 gene encoding tubulin epsilon and delta complex protein 1 isoform X1, protein MGRRRRRRRVDPADAARALPEAIAALSQTLPAGPSPETFRRAKFDRPEAAPAFWRLLFCVLSPQLPDGASASFSPEAQVCSVKLALRTQGYPRRALAQLPDDGSQGGRELLLALAWLLAREPLPERLLAQNRVQLGDEMHVCECEALASPGPPAPSVEADGCVDIRHLQWLMGKLRFRWRNLMASQQEQCALLGKIHSYTRGCHSDRSLGHLSVTETELLRDPEGGRQLLRRLQRENARLQAALEWRRRELVFWQWMDTVLDACPPEASQPTFLPRIPTPGAGALEPLVRELQALQGELREAVEARRAAWEAGVGGRGPEWSAARTALREAVGQDLAALRRACERGGSLAQPHGPRRLVRTEAGAPGGPGLRAPEVIEALRSREARLEAVLRRLQGQCRQELARLVGALPGLVWILPPGR, encoded by the exons atggggcggcggcggcggcgtcgcCGGGTGGACCCGGCGGACGCGGCCCGGGCCCTGCCCGAGGCCATCGCCGCGTTGAGTCAGACGCTGCCCGCCGGACCCAGCCCCGAGACCTTCCGCCGCGCCAAGTTCGACCGTCCGGAGGCG GCCCCCGCGTTCTGGCGGCTGCTCTTCTGCGTGCTCTCGCCGCAGCTGCCCGACGGCGCCTCGGCCTCATTCTCCCCGG AGGCCCAGGTCTGCTCTGTGAAGTTGGCGCTGCGCACCCAGGGCTACCCTAGGCGGGCCCTGGCACAGCTCCCGGACGACGGCTCCCAGGGCGGCCGCGAGCTGCTGCTGGCCCTGGCCTGGCTCCTGGCCCGCGAGCCCCTGCCCGAGCGGCTGCTGGCCCAGAACCGCGTGCAGCTGGGCGACGAGATGCACGTGTGCGAG TGCGAGGCCCTGGCCAGCCctggccctcctgcccccagTGTGGAAGCAGACGGCTGTGTGGACATCCGCCACCTGCAGTGGCTGATGGGAAAGCTGCGGTTCCGGTGGCGAAACCTGATGGCCAGTCAGCAGGAGCAGTGCGCCCTCCTGGGCAAG ATCCACTCATATACCCGTGGCTGCCACAGCGACCGCAGCCTTGGCCACCTGTCTGTTACCGAAACGGAGCTGCTCAGAGACCCGGAGGGTGGCCGGCAG CTGCTGCGGAGGCTGCAGAGGGAGAACGCACGGCTGCAGGCGGCCCTCGAGTGGCGGCGCCGGGAGCTGGTCTTCTGGCAGTGGATG GACACGGTCCTGGACGCCTGCCCCCCTGAGGCCTCACAGCCCACGTTTCTGCCCAGGATCCCCACGCCAGGGGCTGGAGCGTTGGAGCCCCTGGTGCGGGAGCTGCAGGCCCTGCAGGGAGAGCTGCGAGAGGCCGTGGAGGCCCGGCGGGCGGCCTGGGAGGCCGGG GTTGGAGGCCGTGGGCCCGAGTGGAGCGCCGCGAGGACGGCCTTGCGGGAGGCCGTGGGGCAGGACCTGGCAGCTCTGCGGCGGGCCTGCGAGCGAGGCGGCAGCCTGGCCCAGCCCCACGGGCCCCGCCGGCTGGTGAGGACTGAGGCTGGGGCGCCCGGGGGCCCAGGCCTGCGGGCCCCTGAGGTGATTGAGGCGCTGAGGAGCCGGGAGGCCCGCCTGGAGGCGGTGCTGCGCCGGCTCCAGGGCCAGTGTCGGCAGGAGCTGGCCAGGCTGGTGGGAGCCCTGCCCGGCCTCGTCTGGATCCTGCCACCGGGACGCTGA
- the CRIP1 gene encoding cysteine-rich protein 1, translated as MPKCPKCNKEVYFAERVTSLGKDWHRPCLKCEKCGKTLTSGGHAEHEGKPYCNHPCYAAMFGPKGFGRGGAESHTFK; from the exons ATGCCCAAGTGCCCCAAGTGCAACAAGGAGGTGTACTTTG CTGAGCGGGTGACCTCCCTGGGGAAGGACTGGCATCGCCCTTGCCTGAAGTGTGAGAAATGTGGAAAGACGCTGACCTCGGGGGGTCACGccgag CATGAAGGCAAGCCCTATTGCAACCACCCCTGCTACGCGGCCATGTTCGGCCCCAAAG GCTTCGGGCGCGGTGGGGCAGAGAGCCACACTTTCAAGTAA
- the TEDC1 gene encoding tubulin epsilon and delta complex protein 1 isoform X2 — MGRRRRRRRVDPADAARALPEAIAALSQTLPAGPSPETFRRAKFDRPEAAPAFWRLLFCVLSPQLPDGASASFSPEAQVCSVKLALRTQGYPRRALAQLPDDGSQGGRELLLALAWLLAREPLPERLLAQNRVQLGDEMHVCECEALASPGPPAPSVEADGCVDIRHLQWLMGKLRFRWRNLMASQQEQCALLGKLLRRLQRENARLQAALEWRRRELVFWQWMDTVLDACPPEASQPTFLPRIPTPGAGALEPLVRELQALQGELREAVEARRAAWEAGVGGRGPEWSAARTALREAVGQDLAALRRACERGGSLAQPHGPRRLVRTEAGAPGGPGLRAPEVIEALRSREARLEAVLRRLQGQCRQELARLVGALPGLVWILPPGR; from the exons atggggcggcggcggcggcgtcgcCGGGTGGACCCGGCGGACGCGGCCCGGGCCCTGCCCGAGGCCATCGCCGCGTTGAGTCAGACGCTGCCCGCCGGACCCAGCCCCGAGACCTTCCGCCGCGCCAAGTTCGACCGTCCGGAGGCG GCCCCCGCGTTCTGGCGGCTGCTCTTCTGCGTGCTCTCGCCGCAGCTGCCCGACGGCGCCTCGGCCTCATTCTCCCCGG AGGCCCAGGTCTGCTCTGTGAAGTTGGCGCTGCGCACCCAGGGCTACCCTAGGCGGGCCCTGGCACAGCTCCCGGACGACGGCTCCCAGGGCGGCCGCGAGCTGCTGCTGGCCCTGGCCTGGCTCCTGGCCCGCGAGCCCCTGCCCGAGCGGCTGCTGGCCCAGAACCGCGTGCAGCTGGGCGACGAGATGCACGTGTGCGAG TGCGAGGCCCTGGCCAGCCctggccctcctgcccccagTGTGGAAGCAGACGGCTGTGTGGACATCCGCCACCTGCAGTGGCTGATGGGAAAGCTGCGGTTCCGGTGGCGAAACCTGATGGCCAGTCAGCAGGAGCAGTGCGCCCTCCTGGGCAAG CTGCTGCGGAGGCTGCAGAGGGAGAACGCACGGCTGCAGGCGGCCCTCGAGTGGCGGCGCCGGGAGCTGGTCTTCTGGCAGTGGATG GACACGGTCCTGGACGCCTGCCCCCCTGAGGCCTCACAGCCCACGTTTCTGCCCAGGATCCCCACGCCAGGGGCTGGAGCGTTGGAGCCCCTGGTGCGGGAGCTGCAGGCCCTGCAGGGAGAGCTGCGAGAGGCCGTGGAGGCCCGGCGGGCGGCCTGGGAGGCCGGG GTTGGAGGCCGTGGGCCCGAGTGGAGCGCCGCGAGGACGGCCTTGCGGGAGGCCGTGGGGCAGGACCTGGCAGCTCTGCGGCGGGCCTGCGAGCGAGGCGGCAGCCTGGCCCAGCCCCACGGGCCCCGCCGGCTGGTGAGGACTGAGGCTGGGGCGCCCGGGGGCCCAGGCCTGCGGGCCCCTGAGGTGATTGAGGCGCTGAGGAGCCGGGAGGCCCGCCTGGAGGCGGTGCTGCGCCGGCTCCAGGGCCAGTGTCGGCAGGAGCTGGCCAGGCTGGTGGGAGCCCTGCCCGGCCTCGTCTGGATCCTGCCACCGGGACGCTGA